The DNA window ACTAAGCTTTATCTTCAGATGATCTCAGATTTCCCAACTGCAAATCTTCGTATTAATCAGTCAAACAAAAAagaattattcattattcattaattcgatatttaatttgtaatttagcTTATTTCTTTTAGATGATAGTGATAATTGTGTGTATAATGTTGGAATGTGATAGAATTAATTTTGGAAGATTGTTGACTTGATCATAGTATAGAGTTCGCGGTCAGACCGGATCCGATACTTCTTGTCTTAAATCCATTTTGTGAATAATAATTCTTGTAGTACATTAGGATAGTAACCTTATTATGAACAATGATTATTTTGCgacatttatttttaatcataaaaaGTTTTACCTTTTCATTTGACATACACtgcatctttattattttataaaaataaaatactcattTTGTGCGTCATTATAAGTCTCATTTTTttacatgaattttaagaaactGTGGGTGAAAAAAAATTGTAGAATATGAGTCTTACCTATGTATATGTTTAGAGTGAACTATACAAATGGTTTTTGAACTATTAGTTTATTATACCAATAGTTCCTTGATTTTAAATATATCACTCATGATCTTTGGATTTTGCTATAATCACGTCGGAggtatttttcacttttcatggtgatttggacgaaaataccagCCAAAGTAATTTTATAGATAGAAGGCAATTTTGTCCATTCATAAAATGGGATACCTGGGTACTGAGTATGATAATTTCTCCATTTCCGAggtttgatatttttttgtaatttgagtgcctaaaataatattttcacttcacttttttaTTCACTTTATGTCAAATCTCATTTTACTctctttctctttatttttagaaagtagaaaaattaaaataaaaaatgctacAATGGTACGATATTATTAAATTGTCCAATAAGaatattcactttttaattATGGGAACTATTTCCTCTTTGTTGAGGTGAGATAATTTcttcactaataatactttaattactttttttatctcttttttaGTTTACCAATTGTATATTCAAATTTGTGTTCAACTTCAACCAAAGGAGCAAACTCTTGTTACACTATTTTTTCACCCCATTACTTTTTACAAAATTGTACCCAATAATCTTGTAGAAATCACTAGAGGTTGGGGATGGTATTTATTCGGCGACGAAGTggtttataaaatattttattccgGCGACATATATGTATGAGCAAAAAGTATGACATGTTAGAAGGGATTTACATAAAATAGTGAAAAGGAaccatttatggaataattCCAGCACATTTTCCACACATAAATAAAAGGGAAACAAATATATCCAATGATTGTTTTCCCCACAAAATTTAATGATACACTATCTAACAAAATCCAAAACTGACCAAGTTGAAGAAAGGTTCcatcaaatacaaaatttatCAGCAAAATGTGAGGCCTTCTACAGTCAAGACAAAGGGAACGCAAGGAAAAGATTTCTTTAAGCTTTAAGCCGGTCGACCTCCGGGAAACGAGGTTCTTGATACACTTCACACTCACCAATATCTAAGAAAGTTACCTTAGTTTCCCGGTAGGTACATAACACAGATTAGCATCCTTATGTCTCGAGCCACGAACATTTTTGGAagatcttttttttcttttcggaGTTCAAGATTGAGATATCAGTCAGAGTCAGAGAATCAGAGAGCAGGCTCTCAAACTTTGCTTTATAATCTCATTGTTGAGAAGACTGAATGTGGAATATAGGGTCATGACAGCTTCAAAGGATGTAATGCAACTCCGTTTTTAGCAGAAGCAGCACGTTCCCACCTTCCCAATCGAGGCTCCTGCCAAGAGATAATATGTTAGATTGCCTACTAATAGATGTGCTCAAACTCCACATTGCATCTAAGCTAAGCTCCGTTAACATCTTTTATGAATTATGCAATCAGTGCATATCTTTGAGGAACATTTACACTGCAGTAGATGAAGAGTTAAACAATCCTATATGATCCAACATTTGTGCTTAACCCTTCTTGATTCAGGTGATGATAAATAATAATCCGCGTGCTTAGCATGAAGGACTAGGAGttagttatattaatttttacaaGCCAAATGCTACCGATTTCTCCTAGCTTTATTAGGCAGGAAGTTTCGAATTTAACATGCTACCGATTTCTTCTAATGTGCAATTGAGGAGGCTTCTCTTATTTACTTGCATGAAGATGCCATTCGAAAAAGTTTATTAGTGTAGAGGAAGGCCAGCATCGACCATGTAAGACATAAGAACGATGCCAAATAAGAGTAACAAGATACTTTTTCCAACTCCAGTGCTAGAACTCAAATAAGAGAAGTTTCACCAATTCTCACATTATAACACAAGCTTCAGATGTCGGGAAGATCTAAATATATATGTAAAGATAAAAGAAGCTTCACCTGTGCAACCCCAGCAATTAAGAACTTTCCAGATTTCGCAAATGCCAAAGAATTTACAAATCCGTCCTGTGTTTAGACCATCAGAATAACAATGTAAGACATAAAGTACAGAATTATAATACAAATTTgaatcaataaaattaaaatgagcaTTGAGGTAGTTCTAAGTGATATCCACACAGGTGAGATAGTAATTTGTTTGAGGTCAATGTATCTTTTAAGAGCCTGAATGTAGTAGTACTTATTCGTAAGTGAAGGCCCGGGAGATTTGCACTGATTATGTCATCAAACTAATACCAGAAAGCTTGTTCAACAGTCTGGAAGAAATAGAAAGTACACGCTTACCAAGTGGAGTTCAAATAAGGGACGAAGGCCTTTAGACTCATTTTCAATAGCCCAAAGGCGCACTAATCCATTTCCAGCTCCTGAAGCAGCAAGATCACTGCTTCTACAGACAGCCACCGAGCTGACCCAGGAAAGAGCAGCTGAACCATTTCTTGATGAATTTTGGGCCTCATTTTCTGTAAAAGATGAACTATGAATTACGAATAGCATGAACAGAGGTCCATGACTTAAGAGAGCAAATAGGCTATTGTTATTGATTAAGACAGTGTTGCATTTAGTAACCTTTATGGCCATTTGAGATCCCTTCCAAATTATTCTGATCAGACTTGTTTTCACTACATGAGACGTGTGCATTCTTTACAATATGGACAGGCTTCTTGCGTAGAGCATTCCAGAGCTCAACATTTCCATCATCAGAACCCGAGAAGAAATCATCATTATTAATAAAGCAACAGCACTCTAGTGAAGATGCCGGAGCTCGAAATACTAATTGTGATTCTTCCGGTACCTATTCTTGCATATGTAACAAATACAATAGTCAAATGATGGCATGAGGAGTAAAACTATCAACTGCACAATCTAACAAAGTTGAAGAGTGAATAATATATCCAGTTAACATGGGTATGAGATAGAAACATGGACACCATGGAACAAAATTCCCAAACGAACCCCACAATATTAAAGCTTGAAAGCAGCTCAATTCTTATGCTTGGGCGAATGCATTTCATTTGTGACAACTGGATTTAAGTCAGATTTTGCAGAAAGACGATAAGAATGTTAATTTACTTTTCACGGTTCCCAATGTACTGATGCATCTCAGTTAGCCAGATATCACACATGAGAGAAACAATGCAAGCAGGGAAGTAAGGCTAGCTGCAGTGGGATATATATATCCTCAGTAGCGGCTGCTGCAACCACTTCAAAAGGTTAAAATTACCTTCCACAAATGCATGGTACGGTCACGTCCAACAGTCAATACACGTTCTTTTCTCAAGCTGTCAATGGTTAAAACTTCACTCTGGTGACCAAATAGTGTGCTTATGTAAGTTCTATCTTCTGCATTCCAAATCTTGATAGAACGATCAAATGAGCCAGAGAAGAGCTCTGCAGTACCTTGCCTAAATGTTAAGCAAGAAACAGGTCCTTTATGTCCCGGAAAAGCCTGCATATAACATTGATGCAAATTGCGGTGTTAAGCAAATATATTAAAAGCTTCAGTGCAAGCTTGAATCGTTGTATGCTCCATATCTAAGTATATGCATCACCaaatgaattaatgaatataGAAATCCCCAATAAACATCAAAAaagattcaaattttaataaacaaaGTCAGTATGATTATAGCAAGAGCATTTTGCAAATGTAATTGAATCACACCTGAAGATGCTGGCGTGTGCGAACATCCCACAGATGAACATGCCGATCAAGGCCTCCACTAGCTAGATACCGACCATCAGAGCTAACAGCCAATGCCAGAACCTGTTTACTTTGCTTCTTAGCACGACCTTGCGGGTCCTTCAGACCATGAGCCTTCAAAACTTCATCAGAAGGCCAGAGGTACTTTTCGGCTTTCCCAGTCTCAACATCCCAGTGAACAATGGCACCATCCTTGGAAGACGAAAATCCTCTAGAGTCATCCTCAGATAGAGCCACACAAGTGACGGGTTGCCGATGCTTTACTAAAAATCGAAATCCTTCACTCGCCTCGGGCTTCTGAACCCTAAAAACAATACACAAACCAATCCTAATTCAAACACCAATACAGTAAAACATCAATAACGATCACATGCCACATTTCACGCATTCGATAAATACAACCCTAAACCCCCAATTTGAGCTCAGTTATGCATATTTACTTCAACATACCAAATTGAgctaaaaaatgaaacaaaccTCGAAGCAAGGGCTCGTCGAACGCGGCCGCTCTCTTCGAGTTGATCCTGCTGCAAAATCTTCGCAATGAGAGTATCCCTCTCGCCTTCCCTCTCCCTCCGCCCTTCACCTTCCTCCTCCGATTCCTCATTTTCCTCGGTTTCCCTCTCCTTCGCCCTGAGCTTCTCGAGAAAGGCGTCGGCCAACCGTTTCCGCTTCTCCGCTGGCGTCTCCTCTatctcctcctccttctcctccgcCTCCTTTTCGGAATCGGAATCGGAATCGGAATCGTCACTACTCTTAATCTCTTCGTCGTTGTCGAATTTACGGCGCCGCTTCTGCTCCGTAGCTTCGAAAAAGGAATCATCGTGGATGGCAGAGAGCCGCTTGCTTCTGCCGTTGGCCGGATTTGACGGCCTCCTCTTCAGATTTTTGCCGCCCTTCATAATTTTGGTTGCAGGTGTGTCTGCGAGAGAACGAGAGGTTTAAGGGGTAATAGGGTTTTTGGGTtgcaatgaaaaatgaaaatgcttCAGTCTCCTACCAAATTAGGCCCATTACATTTTAAAGGCCCATTAAATTACAACTTATCCATCgaataaatttataatacaGTATATTGGtaataaattgataaattagATATGTCTCAAATTTAAGTGAGTATTTACCAAAAACTTCTATTTCACAAAGACAAATCGAGCTCAAGTTCAATTTGAAACTTGGTAATTTTATCTAGCTAAGCTTGAGCTGAGTATTAATTGATTTCCCGAATATATTTGTTGGTTCTGTGTCCGAGCAAAATTAAGCTTGGTGAGCTCGGTGGAAGTCGAGAGCTAATAGAGTTGGCTGATGTATCTACCCGTGAGAGCCATTGAATCAAGCAAAAGCGCGTTTGGAAACAAATCAAGAACAGAGTACATACTAGTCGTTGGAGGCGGTTATAACATGTTCTATATTGTTAGTTCATTCATtgtttagagtttgtatataATGCGTGTAGATTTGCGGAgagagttagttagttagttgttGAAAGTGAAGAGCCATTGTTGAGGGTCATCTTATGTTGAGAGGTCAACGCACTTTGTAAAGCACATTCAATACACTTCATTAATCATCTTCAGTGGACGTACGTACATCTGGCCTCGTTACTTTCCGCGTTTCTATTTTCTTTCTGGTTTGCTCGATGTTCATTGCCGATTctcaataatattataatttacttGTTCATCAATTCATTAATTCAGCATGTGTATGAACAAACCTTCAATCAAGCTAGTACATGATTTTTCAATTAAAAGTTAAGTAACAAGTTGTTTTAAATCAAAGTACACTATAGATATTTACTACTATTAACTTTCACAAACTTTTAGCAAGTTTTAATGAGTTCAAGCTTAAAGACtgattatataaatattaaatgaatTGGAATAAGATTGAAGAGCAAGATAAAAGCTCGAGTCGAGCTCAAATTAAATCCGAACACTTTAAGGAACGGCTCAACTAGGGGTGAACATTCGGGTTTCTGTTCGGTTTTTTGCctaaaccgaatttagttcaaaacccAAACCGAACTGAACCCGAAAATTGAAAAATCAAAAACTGAACTTCAAAAACCGAACTAAAtcgaaaaaactgaaaaaaccaaaaaaatacatctttattaatatatatagtatattttattttatataatagaaTAGAATATACTATATCAatagaatataaatttaatagaatatattatataatattatatttaaaaatataattcggttatttggtttttcgatttttcttTTCGTCCGAACCGAatcgaaccgaaaaaccaaaaattttatattttcaaaactgAACCGaactgaaaaactgaaaaaaccgaaccgaatttgaAAATTTCGGTATgattcggttcggatattcgttTTTTTTTCTCACCCCTACGCTCAACTAGCTAAAACAAAATGGTTGGGGGCGAAAGTGGAAAATCCAATTACAAAAGGGGTCAATGTTTGAGTATTGATATTTCAATCATCTCTCCCAAATCTCTAATTTTTCAACTACTGATTTCCAGCAATTGCATCTCTGCCTACGCTTCTTCGCATTGTGGTTGTACAATTATGCTTGGCGGCTTGTACGGCGACCTTCCACCGCCGTCGTCCAAGGCGGACGACAATTCCACCACCACAAATGTCTGGTCAAGCAGCGCCAAGATGGCGCCGCCCACGCTCCGCAAGCCCTTCGCCCCTCCCCAAACAATCCTCCGCCCTAAACCGCCGCACCCAAAGCCGGCGCCGCCGCCCCTCTCCAATAAACCCGCCGACGAGAACAGAAACCCTAATCCGACCGCCGCAGCGTTCCAGCCCGCCCTAGTCGGAGTCACCAGCTCCGTCGTGGAGGAGTACGATCCCGCGCGCCCCAACGACTACGAGGAGTACCGCCGCGAGCGGAAGCGGAAGCAGGCGGAGGCGGAGCTGAGGAAGGAATtggaggagagggagaggagggagagggaggacAGGGAGCGGAGGGAGAGGGAAAGGGATCGGGAGAAGG is part of the Salvia splendens isolate huo1 chromosome 22, SspV2, whole genome shotgun sequence genome and encodes:
- the LOC121785828 gene encoding U3 snoRNP-associated protein-like EMB2271 codes for the protein MKGGKNLKRRPSNPANGRSKRLSAIHDDSFFEATEQKRRRKFDNDEEIKSSDDSDSDSDSEKEAEEKEEEIEETPAEKRKRLADAFLEKLRAKERETEENEESEEEGEGRREREGERDTLIAKILQQDQLEESGRVRRALASRVQKPEASEGFRFLVKHRQPVTCVALSEDDSRGFSSSKDGAIVHWDVETGKAEKYLWPSDEVLKAHGLKDPQGRAKKQSKQVLALAVSSDGRYLASGGLDRHVHLWDVRTRQHLQAFPGHKGPVSCLTFRQGTAELFSGSFDRSIKIWNAEDRTYISTLFGHQSEVLTIDSLRKERVLTVGRDRTMHLWKVPEESQLVFRAPASSLECCCFINNDDFFSGSDDGNVELWNALRKKPVHIVKNAHVSCSENKSDQNNLEGISNGHKENEAQNSSRNGSAALSWVSSVAVCRSSDLAASGAGNGLVRLWAIENESKGLRPLFELHLDGFVNSLAFAKSGKFLIAGVAQEPRLGRWERAASAKNGVALHPLKLS